The Vibrio rhizosphaerae genome contains the following window.
TCAGGGTAATGGTGTCTTTGACCTGCTCGTTTTGTGCCAGCGACTGAACTTTGCTTTGATCTAAGGTGTAAGTCCACTGACCGTCAACCAGCGTCAGGCTGCCGTAAGCCCCGGTGACCGTGGTATCGGCAAACTCCGGGTTGTCCCCGGCATCGGCATCACGAATAGCAATCGTGCCGCTGACCTGCGTCACATCCCCGACATCGCCTTCAGTCACCGCACCGGTCAGGGTGCCGCTCACCACCGGCGCATCATCCGTGCCGGTAATATCAATCACAATATCTTGCGTGGTGCCGTCACTGGCGGTCAGGGTAATGGTGTCTTTGACCTGCTCGTCGGCGTTCAGTGACTGAACTTTGCTTTGATCTAAGGTGTAGGTCCACTGGCCGTCAACCAGCGTCAGGCTGCCGTAAGTCCCGGTGACCGTGGTATTGGCAAACACCGGATTGTCTCCGGCATCGGCATCACGAATAGCAATCGTGCCGCTGACCTGCGTCACATCCCCGACATCCCCTTCGGTTACCGCCCCGGTGAAGGTGCCGCTCACCACCGGCGCATCATCCGTGCCGGTAATATCAATCACAATATCTTGTGTGGTGCCGTCACTGGCGGTCAGGGTAATGGTGTCTTTGACCTGCTCATCGGCGTTCAGCGACTGAACTTTGCTTTGATCTAAGGTGTAAGTCCACTGGCCGTCAACCAGCGTCAGGCTGCCGTAAGTCCCGGTGGCCGTGGTATCGGCAAACACCGGATTGTCATTACTATCGACATCACGAATGGCAATCGTGCCGCTGATCTGCGTCACATCCCCGACATCGCCTTCAGTCACCGCCCCGGTCAGGGTGCCGCTCACCACCGGCGCATCATCCGTGCCGGTAATATCAATCACAATCGCTTGCGTGGTGCCGTCACTGGCGGTCAGCATGATGGTGTCTTTGACCTGCTCGTCGGCGTTCAGTGACTGGACTTTGCTTTGATCTAAGGTATAGGTCCACTGCCCGTCAACCAGCGTCAGGCTGCCGTAAGTCCCGGTGGCCGTGGTATCGGCAAACTCCGGATTGTCCCCGGCATCGGCATCACGAATAGCAATCGTGCCGCTGACCTGCGTCACATCCCCGGCATCCCCTTCGCTCACCGCCCCGGTGAAGGTGCCGCTCACCACCGGCGCATCATCGGTCCCGGTCACGGTAATGGTCAGCGTGGTCGTACCGCTGGCCCCTTGATCATCGGTGACCGTCACAGGGACTTTAATCACCTGTGTTTCCCCTTCGCCTAATGCGTCATATCCAGAGGCATCAAAGCTGTAAGTTCCGTCGGCATTGAGCGTCAGTCCGGTCACTGTCGACCCGGTACTGAACGTTAACGTTTTATCCGCCGGTAAGTCCACATCAGTGGCAGTGATACTCCCGGTAATCGTTTGATCCTGCGTCACTGCCGCCGTGGCTGCCTGCGCCACCGGTGCGTCATTGGTACCGGTAATATCAATCACAATATCTTGCGTGGTGCCGTCACTGGCAGTCAGCGTAATAGTATCTTTGACCTGCTCGTCGGCGTTCAGTGACTGAACTTTGCTTTGATCTAAAGTGTAAGTCCACTGACCGTCAACCAGCGTCAGGCTGCCGTAAGTCCCGGTGACCGTGGTATCGGCAAACTCCGGATTATCATTGCTATCGACATCACGAATAGCAATCGTGCCGCTGACCTGCGTCACATCCCCGACATCGCCTTCAGTTACCGCCCCGGTGAAGGAGCCGGTCACCACCGGCGCATCATCCGTGCCGGTAATATCAATCACAATATCTTGTGTGGTGCCGTCACTGGCGGTCAGGGTAATGGTGTCTTTGACCTGCTCGTCGGCGTTCAGTGACTGAACTTTGCTTTGATCTAAGGTGTAGGTCCACTGGCCGTCAACCAGTGTCAGGCTGCCGTAAGCCCCGGTGGCCGTGGTATCGGCAAACTCCGGATTGTCATTGCTATCGACATCACGAATAGCAATCGTGCCGCTGACCTGCGTCACATCCCCGACATCGCCTTCAGTCACCGCGCCGGTGAAGGAGCCGGTCACCACCGGCGCATCATCCGTGCCGGTAATATCAATCACAATATCTTGCGTGGTGCCGTCACTGGCGGTCAGGGTAATGGTGTCTTTGACCTGCTCGTCGGCGTTCAGTGACTGAACTTTGCTTTGATCTAAGGTGTAGGTCCACTGGCCGTCAACCAGCGTCAGGCTGCCGTAAGTCCCGGTGACCGTGGTATCGGCAAACTCCGGATTGTCATTACTATCGACATCACGAATGGCAATCGTGCCGCTGACCTGCGTCACATCCCCGACATCGCCTTCAGTCACCGCGCCGGTCAGGGTGCCGCTCACCACCGGCGCATCATCCGTGCCGGTAATATCAATCACAATATCTTGCGTGGTCCCATCACTGGCAGTCAGGGTAATGGTGTCTTTGACCTGCTCATCGGCGTTCAGCGACTGAACTTTGCTTTGATCTAAGGTGTAAGTCCACTGGCCGTCAACCAGCGTCAGGCTGCCGTAAGTCCCGGTGGCCGTGGTATTGGCAAACACCGGATTGTCATTACTATCGACATCACGAATGGCAATCGTGCCGCTGACCTGCGTCACATCCCCGACATCGCCTTCAGTCACCGCGCCGGTCAGGGTGCCGCTCACCACCGGCGCATCATCCGTGCCGGTAATATCAATCACAATCGCTTGCGTGGTGCCGTCACTGGCGGTCAGGGTAATGGTGTCTTTGACCTGCTCATCGGCGTTCAGTGACTGAACTTTGCTTTGATCTAAGGTATAGGTCCACTGGCCGTCAACCAGCGTCAGGCTACCGTAAGTCCCGGTGGCCGTGGTATCGGCAAACTCCGGATTGTCCCCGGCATCGGCATCACGAATAGCAATCGTGCCGCTGACCTGCGTCACATCCCCGACATCGCCTTCAGTCACCGCGCCGGTCAGGGTACCGCTCACCACCGGCGCATCATCCGTGCCGGTAATATCAATCACAATATCTTGCGTGGTGCCGTCACTGGCAGTCAGCGTAATAGTATCTTTGACCTGCTCGTCGGCGTTCAGCGACTGAACTTTGCTTTGATCTAAGGTGTAGGTCCACTGGCCGTCAACCAGCGTCAGGCTACCGTAAGTCCCGGTGACCGTGGTATCGGCAAACACCGGATTGTCATTACTATCGACATCACGAATAGCAATCGTGCCGCTGACCTGCGTCACATCCCCGACATCGCCTTCAGTCACCGCGCCGGTGAAGGAGCCGGTCACCACCGGCGCATCATCCGTGCCGGTAATATCAATCACAATATCTTGCGTGGTGCCGTCACTCGCGGTCAGGGTAATGGTGTCTTTGACCTGCTCGTCGGCGTTCAGTGACTGAACTTTGCTTTGATCTAAGGTGTAGGTCCACTGGCCGTCAACCAGCGTCAGGCTGCCGTAAGTCCCGGTGACCGTGGTATCGGCAAACTCCGGATTGTCATTGCTATCGACATCACGAATGGCAATCGTGCCGCTGACCTGCGTCACATCCCCGACATCGCCTTCAGTCACCGCGCCGGTCAGGGTGCCGCTCACCACCGGCGCATCATCCGTGCCGGTAATATCAATCACAATCGCTTGCGTGGTGCCGTCACTGGCGGTCAGGGTAATGGTGTCTTTGACCTGCTCGTCGGCGTTCAGTGACTGGACTTTGCTTTGATCTAAGGTATAGGTCCACTGGCCGTCAACCAGCGTCAGGCTGCCGTAAGCCCCGGTGGCCGTGGTATCGGCAAACTCCGGATTGTCATTGCTATCGACATCACGGATGGCAATCGTGCCGCTGACCTGCGTCACATCCCCGACATCGCCTTCAGTCACCGCGCCGGTCAGGGTACCGCTCACCACCGGCGCATCATCCGTGCCGGTAATATCAATCACAATATCTTGCGTGGTGCCGTCACTGGCGGTCAGGGTAATGGTGTCTTTGACCTGCTCATCGGCGTTCAGCGACTGAACTTTGCTTTGATCTAAGGTGTAAGTCCACTGGCCGTCAACCAGCGTCAGGCTGCCGTAAGTCCCGGTGGCCGTGGTATTGGCAAACACCGGATTGTCCCCGGCATCGGCATCATGAATAGCAATCGTGCCGCTGACCTGCGTCACATCCCCGAGATCCCCTTCGGTTACCGCGCCGGTCAGGGTGCCGCTCACCACCGGCGCATCATCCGTGCCGGTAATATCAATCACAATATCTTGCGTGGTGCCGTCACTCGCGGTCAGGGTAATGGTGTCTTTGACCTGCTCATCGGCGTTCAGTGACTGAACTTTGCTTTGATCTAAGGTGTAAGTCCACTGACCGTCAACCAGCGTCAGGCTGCCGTAAGTCCCGGTGACCGTGGTATCGGCAAACTCCGGATTGTCATTGCTATCGACATCACGAATGGCAATCGTGCCGCTGACCTGCGTCACATCCCCGACATCGCCTTCGGTCACCGCCCCGGTGAAGGAGCCGGTCACCACCGGCGCATCATCCGTGCCGGTAATATCAATCACAATATCTTGCGTGGTGCCGTCACTGGCGGTCAGGGTAATGGTGTCTTTGACCTGCTCGTCGGCGTTCAGTGACTGAACTTTGCTTTGATCTAAGGTGTAAGTCCACTGGCCGTCAACCAGCGTCAGGCTGCCGTAAGTCCCGGTGGCCGTGGTATCGGCAAACTCCGGATTGTCCCCGGCATCGGCATCACGAATAGCAATCGTGCCGCTGACCTGCGTCACATCCCCGACATCGCCTTCAGTCACCGCGCCGGTCAGGGTGCCGCTCACCACCGGCGCATCATCGGTTCCAGTCACGGTAATGGTCAGCGTGGTCGTAACGCTGGCCCCCAGATCATCGGTGACCGTCACAGGGACTTTAATCACCTGTGTTTCCCCTTCGCCTAATGCATCATATCCAGAGGCATCAAAGCTGTAAGTTCCGTCGGCATTGAGCGTCAGTCCGGTCACTGTCGACCCGGTACTGAACGTTAACGTTTTATCCGCCGGTAAGTCCACATCAGTGGCAGTGATACTCCCGGTAATCGTTTGATCCTGCGTTACTGACGCCGTAGCTGCCTGCGCCACCGGTGCGTCATTGGTGCCACTGATATCAATCACAATATCTTGCGTGGTGCCGTCGCTCGCGGTCAGGGTAATGGTGTCTTTGACCTGCTCGTTTTGTGCCAGCGACTGAACTTTGCTTTGATCTAAGGTGTAAGTCCACTGCCCGTCAACCAGCGTCAGGCTGCCGTAAGCCCCGGTGACCGTGGTATTGGCAAACACCGGATTGTCATTACTATCGACATCACGAATAGCAATCGTGCCGCTGACCTGCGTCACATCCCCGACATCCCCTTCGGTCACCGCCCCGGTCAGGGTGCCGCTCACCACCGGCGCATCATCCGTGCCGGTAATATCAATCACAATATCTTGCGTGGTGCCGTCACTGGCGGTCAGGGTAATGGTGTCTTTGACCTGCTCATCGGCGTTCAGCGACTGGACTTTGCTTTGATCTAAGGTATAGGTCCACTGGCCGTCAACCAGCGTCAGGCTGCCGTAAGCCCCGGTGGCCGTGGTATCGGCAAACTCCGGATTGTCATTGCTATCGACATCACGGATGGCAATCGTGCCGCTGACCTGCGTCACATCCCCGACATCGCCTTCAGTCACCGCGCCGGTCAGGGTACCGCTCACCACCGGCGCATCATCCGTGCCGGTAATATCAATCACAATCGCTTGCGTGGTGCCGTCACTGGCGGTCAGGGTAATGGTGTCTTTGACCTGCTCGTCGGCGTTCAGTGACTGGACTTTGCTTTGATCTAAGGTGTAAGTCCACTGGCCATCAACCAGCGTCAGGCTGCCGTAAGTCCCGGTGGCCGTGGTATTGGCAAATACCGGATTGTCATTACTATCGACATCACGAATGGCAATCGTGCCGCTGACCTGCGTCACATCCCCGACATCGCCTTCAGTCACCGCGCCGGTCAGGGTGCCGCTCACCACCGGCGCATCATCGGTTCCAGTCACGGTAATGGTCAGCGTGGTCGTAACGCTGGCCCCCAGATCATCGGTAACCGTCACAGGGACTTTAATCACCTGTGTTTCCCCTTCGCCTAATGCATCATATCCAGAGGCATCAAAGCTGTAAGTTCCGTCGGCATTGAGCGTCAGTCCGGTCACTGTCGACCCGGTACTGAACGTTAACGTTTTATCCGCCGGTAAGTCCACATCAGTGGCAGTGATACTCCCGGTAATCGTTTGATCCTGCGTTACTGACGCCGTAGCTGCCTGCGCCACCGGTGCGTCATTGGTGCCACTGATATCAATCACAATATCTTGCGTGGTGCCGTCGCTCGCGGTCAGGGTAATGGTGTCTTTGACCTGCTCGTTTTGTGCCAGCGACTGAACTTTGCTTTGATCTAAGGTGTAAGTCCACTGGCCGTCAACCAGCGTCAGGCTGCCGTAAGCCCCGGTGACCGTGGTATTGGCAAACACCGGATTGTCATTACTATCGACATCACGAATGGCAATCGTGCCGCTGACCTGCGTCACATCCCCGACATCCCCTTCGGTCACCGCCCCGGTGAAGGAGCCGCTCACCACCGGCGCATCATCCGTGCCGGTAATATCAATCACAATATCTTGTGTGGTGCCGTCACTGGCGGTCAGGGTAATGGTATCTTTGACCTGCTCGTCTGCATTCAGTGACTGGACTTTGCTTTGATCTAAGGTGTAAGTCCACTGGCCGTCAACCAGCGTCAGGCTGCCGTAAGTCCCGGTGGCCGTGGTATCGGCAAACTCCGGATTGTCCCCGGCATCGGCATCACGAATAGCAATTGTGCCGCTGACCTGCGTCACATCCCCGACATCGCCTTCAGTTACCGCCCCGGTCAGGGTACCGCTCACCACCGGCGCATCATCCGTGCCGGTAATATCAATCACAATCGCTTGCGTGGTGCCGTCACTGGCGGTCAGGGTAATGGTATCTTTGACCTGCTCGTCTGCATTCAGTGACTGGACTTTGCTTTGATCTAAGGTGTAAGTCCACTGGCCGTCAACCAGCGTCAGGCTGCCGTAAGTCCCGGTGGCCGTGGTATCGGCAAACTCCGGATTGTCATTGCTATCGACATCACGAATAGCAATCGTGCCGCTGACCTGCGTCACATCCCCGACATCGCCTTCAGTCACCGCGCCGGTCAGGGTACCGCTCACCACCGGCGCATCATCCGTGCCGGTAATATCAATCACAATATCTTGCGTGGTGCCGTCACTGGCGGTCAGGGTAATGGTATCTTTGACCTGCTCATCGGCGTTCAGCGACTGAACTTTGCTTTGATCTAAGGTGTAAGTCCACTGGCCGTCAATCAGCGTCAGGCTGCCGTAAGTCCCGGTGACCGTGGTATCGGCAAACTCCGGATTATCATTGCTATCGACATCACGAATAGCAATTGTGCCGCTGACCTGCGTCACATCCCCGACATCCCCTTCAGTCACCGCCCCGGTCAGGGTGCCGCTCACCACCGGCGCATCATCCGTGCCGGTAATATCAATCACAATATCTTGCGTGGTGCCGTCACTCGCGGTCAGGGTAATGGTGTCTTTGACCTGCTCATCGGCGTTCAGTGACTGAACTTTGCTTTGATCTAAGGTGTAAGTCCACTGGCCGTCAACCAGCGTCAGGCTGCCGTAAGTCCCGGTGACCGTGGTATTGGCAAACACCGGATTGTCATTGCTATCGACATCACGGATGGCAATCGTGCCGCTGACTGCGCGTCACATCCCCGACATCGCCTTCAGTTACCGCACCGGTCAGGGTACCGCTCACCACCGGCGCATCATCCGTGCCGGTGATATCGATGACAATCGCTTGCGTGGTCCCGTCACTGGCGGTCAGGGTAATGGTATCTTTGACCTGCTCGTCTGCGTTCAGCGACTGAACTTTGCTTTGATCTAAGGTGTAAGTCCACTGGCCGTCAACCAGCGTCAGGCTGCCGTAAGTCCCGGTGACCGTGGTATTGGCAAACACCGGATTGTCATTACTATCGACATCACGAATAGCGATCGTGCCGCTGACCTGCGTCACATCCCCGACATCCCCTTCAGTTACCGCGCCGGTCAGGGTACCGCTCACCACCGGCGCATCATCCGTGCCGGTAATATCAATCACAATATCTTGCGTGGTGCCGTCGCTCGCGGTCAGGGTAATGGTGTCTTTGACCTGCTCGTTTTGTGCCAGCGACTGAACTTTGCTTTGATCTAAGGTATAGGTCCACTGGCCGTCAACCAGTGTCAGGCTGCCGTATGCCCCGGTGGCCGTGGTATCGGCAAACTCCGGATTGTCATTGCTATCGACATCACGAATAGCAATCGTGCCGCTGACCTGCGTCACATCCCCGACATCCCCTTCGGTTACCGCCCCGGTGAAGGTGCCGCTCACCACCGGCGCATCATCGGTCCCAGTCACGGTAATGGTCAGCGTGGTCGTACCGCTGGCTCCCAGATCATCGGTGACCGTCACAGGGACTTTAATCACCTGCGTTTCCCCTTCGCCTAATGCATCATATCCAGAGGCATCAAAGCTGTAAGTTCCGTCGGCATTGAGTGTCAGTCCGGTCACTGTCGACTCGGTACTGAACGTTAACGTTTTATCCGCCGGTAAGTCCACATCAGTGGCAGTGATACTCCCGGTAATCGTTTGATCCTGCGTTACTGCCGCCGTGGCTGCCTGCGCCACCGGTGCGTCATTGGTACCAACCACGGTAATCGTCAGCGTGGTGCTATCGGTTGCGCCGCGATCATCGGTCACCGTGACCGGCACTTCGATGATCTGTTTTTCACCGGCGCTCAGTGCGTCATATCCTGACGCATCAAAACGGTAAGTCCCGTCGGCGTTTAAAGTCAGACCGGGAACATTAGATGCTGTGGTAAACACCAGCGACTGACCGGCCGGTAAATCCACATCGGTCGCGGTGATACTGCCGGTAATGGTCGCATCCTCGGCAACTAAAGCTACGGCGGCCTGCGCCACCGGCGCGTCATTGGTACCAACCACGGTAATCGTCAGCGTGGTGCTATCGGTTGCGCCGCGATCATCAGTCACGGTAACCGGCACTTCGATGATCTGTTTCTCACCGGCGCTCAGCGCGTCATACCCTGACGCATCAAAACGGTAAGTCCCGTCGGCGTTTAAAGTCAGACCGGGAACATTAGATTCTGTGGTAAACACCAGCGACTGACCGGCCGGTAAATCCACATCGGTGGCGGTGATACTGCCGGTAATGGTCGCATCCTCGGCAACTAAAGCCACCGCAGCCTGCGCCACCGGCGCGTCATTGGTACCAATCACGGTAATGGTTAAAGTGGTGGTATCGGTCGCGCCGCGATCATCAGTCACGGTAACCGGCACTTCGATGATCTGTTTCTCACCGGCGCTCAGCGCGTCATACCCTGACGCATCAAAACGGTAAGTCCCGTCGGCGTTTAAAGTCAGACCGGGAACATTAGATTCTGTGGTAAACACCAGCGACTGACCGGCCGGTAAATCCACATCGGTGGCGGTGATACTGCCGGTAATGGTCGCATCCTCGGCAACTAAAGCTACGGCGGCCTGCGCCACCGGCGCGTCATTGGTGCCAACCACGGTAATCGTCAGCGTGGTGCTATCGGTTGCGCCGCGATCATCAGTCACGGTAACCGGCACTTCGATGATCTGTTTTTCACCGGCGCTCAGTGCGTCATATCCTGACGCATCAAAACGGTAAGTCCCGTCGGCGTTTAAAGTCAGACCGGGAACATTAGATGCTGTGGTAAACACCAGCGACTGACCGGCCGGTAAATCCACATCGGTCGCGGTGATACTGCCGGTAATGGTTGCATCTTCGGCAACTAAAGCTACGGCGGCCTGCGCCACCGGTGCGTCATTGGTACCAATCACGGTAATGGTTAAAGTGGTGGTATCGGTCGCGCCGCGATCATCAGTCACGGTAACCGGCACTTCGATGATCTGTTTTTCACCAGCGCTCAGTGCGTCATATCCTGACGCATCAAAACGGTAAGTCCCGTCGGCGTTTAAAGTCAGACCGGGAACATTAGATGCTGTGGTAAACACCAGCGACTGACCGGCCGGTAAATCGACATCGGTGGCGGTGATACTGCCGGTAATGGTCGCATCTTCGGCAACTAAAGCCACCGCAGCCTGCGCCACCGGCGCGTCATTGGTACCAACCACGGTAATGGTTAAAGTGGTGGTATCGGTTGCGCCGCGATCATCGGTGACGGTGACCGGCACTTCAATCACCTGTTTTTCACCGACGCTCAGCGCGTCATACCCCGACGCATCAAAACGGTAAGTCCCGTCGGCGTTTAAAGTCAGACCGGGAACATTAGATTCTGTGGTAAACACCAGCGACTGACCGGCCGGTAAATCCACATCGGTGGCGGTAATACTGCCGGTAATGGTCGCATCTTCGGCAACTAAAGCTACGGCGGCCTGCGCCACCGGCGCGTCATTGGTACCAACCACGGTAATCGTCAGCGTGGTGCTATCGGTTGCGCCGCGATCATCGGTCACCGTGACCGGCACTTCGATGACCTGTTTCTCACCAGCGCTCAGTGCGTCATACCCCGACGCATCAAAACGGTAAGTCCCGTCGGCGTTTAAAGTCAGACCCGGGACAGTCGAGTCGGTGGTAAACACCAGCGACTGACCGGCCGGTAAATCGACATCGGTGGCGGTGATACTGCCGGTAATGGTTGCATCTTCGGCAACTAAAGCCACCGCAGCCTGCGCCACCGGCGCGTCATTGGTACCAACCACGGTAATCGTCAGCGTGGTGCTATCGGTTGCGCCGCGATCATCGGTGACGGTAACCGGCACTTCGATGATCTGTTTTTCACCGGCGCTCAGTGCGTCATATCCTGACGCATCAAAACGGTAAGTCCCGTCGGCGTTTAAAGTCAGACCGGGAACATTAGATTCTGTGGTAAACACCAGCGACTGACCGGCCGGTAAATCCACATCGGTGGCGGTGATACTGCCGGTAATGGTCGCATCCTCGGCAACTAAAGCTACGGCAGCCTGCGCCACCGGCGCGTCATTGGTACCAATCACGGTAATCGTCAGCGTGGTGCTATCGGTTGCGCCGCGATCATCGGTGACGGTAACCGGCACTTCGATGACCTGTTTCTCACCGGCGCTCAGCGCGTCATACCCCGACGCATCAAAACGGTAAGTCCCGTCAGCGTTTAAAGTCAGACCCGGGACAGTCGAGTCGGTGGTAAACACCAGCGACTGTCCGGCCGGTAAATCCACATCGGTGGCGGTAATACTGCCGGTAATGGTCGCATCCTCGGCAACTAAAGCCACCGCAGCCTGCGCCACCGGCGCGTCATTGGTACCAATCACGGTAATGGTTAAAGTGGTGGTATCGGTCGCGCCGCGATCATCAGTCACGGTAACCGGCACTTCGATGATCTGTTTCTCACCGGCGCTCAGCGCGTCATACCCTGACGCATCAAAACGGTAAGTCCCGTCGGCGTTTAAAGTCAGACCGGGAACATTAGATGCTGTGGTAAACACCAGCGACTGACCGGCCGGTAAATCCACATCGGTGGCGGTGATACTGCCGGTAATGGTCGCATCCTCGGCAACTAAAGCCACCGCAGCCTGCGCCACCGGCGCGTCATTGGTACCAATCACGGTAATGGTTAAAGTGGTGGTATCGGTCGCGCCGCGATCATCAGTCACGGTAACCGGCACTTCGATGATCTGTTTCTCACCGGCGCTCAGCGCGTCATACCCTGACGCATCAAAACGGTAAGTCCCGTCGGCGTTTAAAGTCAGACCGGGAACATTAGATGCTGTGGTAAACACCAGCGACTGTCCCGCTGGTAGATCGACATCAGTGGCAGTGATACTGCCGGTAATGGTTGCATCTTCGGTTACCGCCGCCGTGGCGGCCTGTGCCACCGGCGCATCGTTGGTACCGGTGATGGTAATCGTTAATGTCGTGGTATCCGTCGCGCCCCGCTCATCAAGCACAGTCACGGGGATTTCGATCACTTGCGTCTCGCCTTCCGACAAGTGGTCATAGCTGGACGCATCAAAACGGTAGGAGCCATCTGGGTTTAAAGTCAACCCGGAGACGGTCGAGTCGGTGGTAAACACCAGCGACTGTCCCGCTGGTAGATCGACGTCAGTGGCAGTGATACTGCCGGTAATGGTTGCATCTTCGGTTACCGCCGCCGTAGCGGCCTGTGCCACCGGCGCATCGTTGGTACCGGTGATGGTAATCGTTAATGTCGTGGTATCAGTTGCGCCCCGCTCATCAAGCACAGTCACGGGGATTTCGATCACTTGCGTCTCGCCTTCCGACAAGTGGTCATAGCTGGACGCATCAAAACGGTAGGAGCCGTCTGGGTTTAAAGTCAACCCGGAGACGGTCGAGT
Protein-coding sequences here:
- a CDS encoding VCBS domain-containing protein, which encodes MFANTTVTGTYGSLTLVDGQWTYTLDQSKVQSLNADEQVKDTITLTASDGTTQDIVIDITGTDDAPVVSGTLTGAVTEGDVGDVTQVSGTIAIRDVDSNDNPEFADTTVTGTYGSLTLIDGQWTYTLDQSKVQSLNADEQVKDTITLTASDGTTQDIVIDITGTDDAPVVSGTLTGAVTEGDVGDVTQVSGTIAIRDVDSNDNPEFADTTATGTYGSLTLVDGQWTYTLDQSKVQSLNADEQVKDTITLTASDGTTQAIVIDITGTDDAPVVSGTLTGAVTEGDVGDVTQVSGTIAIRDADAGDNPEFADTTATGTYGSLTLVDGQWTYTLDQSKVQSLNADEQVKDTITLTASDGTTQDIVIDITGTDDAPVVSGSFTGAVTEGDVGDVTQVSGTIAIRDVDSNDNPVFANTTVTGAYGSLTLVDGQWTYTLDQSKVQSLAQNEQVKDTITLTASDGTTQDIVIDISGTNDAPVAQAATASVTQDQTITGSITATDVDLPADKTLTFSTGSTVTGLTLNADGTYSFDASGYDALGEGETQVIKVPVTVTDDLGASVTTTLTITVTGTDDAPVVSGTLTGAVTEGDVGDVTQVSGTIAIRDVDSNDNPVFANTTATGTYGSLTLVDGQWTYTLDQSKVQSLNADEQVKDTITLTASDGTTQAIVIDITGTDDAPVVSGTLTGAVTEGDVGDVTQVSGTIAIRDVDSNDNPEFADTTATGAYGSLTLVDGQWTYTLDQSKVQSLNADEQVKDTITLTASDGTTQDIVIDITGTDDAPVVSGTLTGAVTEGDVGDVTQVSGTIAIRDVDSNDNPVFANTTVTGAYGSLTLVDGQWTYTLDQSKVQSLAQNEQVKDTITLTASDGTTQDIVIDISGTNDAPVAQAATASVTQDQTITGSITATDVDLPADKTLTFSTGSTVTGLTLNADGTYSFDASGYDALGEGETQVIKVPVTVTDDLGASVTTTLTITVTGTDDAPVVSGTLTGAVTEGDVGDVTQVSGTIAIRDADAGDNPEFADTTATGTYGSLTLVDGQWTYTLDQSKVQSLNADEQVKDTITLTASDGTTQDIVIDITGTDDAPVVTGSFTGAVTEGDVGDVTQVSGTIAIRDVDSNDNPEFADTTVTGTYGSLTLVDGQWTYTLDQSKVQSLNADEQVKDTITLTASDGTTQDIVIDITGTDDAPVVSGTLTGAVTEGDLGDVTQVSGTIAIHDADAGDNPVFANTTATGTYGSLTLVDGQWTYTLDQSKVQSLNADEQVKDTITLTASDGTTQDIVIDITGTDDAPVVSGTLTGAVTEGDVGDVTQVSGTIAIRDVDSNDNPEFADTTATGAYGSLTLVDGQWTYTLDQSKVQSLNADEQVKDTITLTASDGTTQAIVIDITGTDDAPVVSGTLTGAVTEGDVGDVTQVSGTIAIRDVDSNDNPEFADTTVTGTYGSLTLVDGQWTYTLDQSKVQSLNADEQVKDTITLTASDGTTQDIVIDITGTDDAPVVTGSFTGAVTEGDVGDVTQVSGTIAIRDVDSNDNPVFADTTVTGTYGSLTLVDGQWTYTLDQSKVQSLNADEQVKDTITLTASDGTTQDIVIDITGTDDAPVVSGTLTGAVTEGDVGDVTQVSGTIAIRDADAGDNPEFADTTATGTYGSLTLVDGQWTYTLDQSKVQSLNADEQVKDTITLTASDGTTQAIVIDITGTDDAPVVSGTLTGAVTEGDVGDVTQVSGTIAIRDVDSNDNPVFANTTATGTYGSLTLVDGQWTYTLDQSKVQSLNADEQVKDTITLTASDGTTQDIVIDITGTDDAPVVSGTLTGAVTEGDVGDVTQVSGTIAIRDVDSNDNPEFADTTVTGTYGSLTLVDGQWTYTLDQSKVQSLNADEQVKDTITLTASDGTTQDIVIDITGTDDAPVVTGSFTGAVTEGDVGDVTQVSGTIAIRDVDSNDNPEFADTTATGAYGSLTLVDGQWTYTLDQSKVQSLNADEQVKDTITLTASDGTTQDIVIDITGTDDAPVVTGSFTGAVTEGDVGDVTQVSGTIAIRDVDSNDNPEFADTTVTGTYGSLTLVDGQWTYTLDQSKVQSLNADEQVKDTITLTASDGTTQDIVIDITGTNDAPVAQAATAAVTQDQTITGSITATDVDLPADKTLTFSTGSTVTGLTLNADGTYSFDASGYDALGEGETQVIKVPVTVTDDQGASGTTTLTITVTGTDDAPVVSGTFTGAVSEGDAGDVTQVSGTIAIRDADAGDNPEFADTTATGTYGSLTLVDGQWTYTLDQSKVQSLNADEQVKDTIMLTASDGTTQAIVIDITGTDDAPVVSGTLTGAVTEGDVGDVTQISGTIAIRDVDSNDNPVFADTTATGTYGSLTLVDGQWTYTLDQSKVQSLNADEQVKDTITLTASDGTTQDIVIDITGTDDAPVVSGTFTGAVTEGDVGDVTQVSGTIAIRDADAGDNPVFANTTVTGTYGSLTLVDGQWTYTLDQSKVQSLNADEQVKDTITLTASDGTTQDIVIDITGTDDAPVVSGTLTGAVTEGDVGDVTQVSGTIAIRDADAGDNPEFADTTVTGAYGSLTLVDGQWTYTLDQSKVQSLAQNEQVKDTITLTASDGTTQDIVIDITGTNDAPTLTLEDSAKQVSVSEEGLPQGNPDSTGSSDTTNSKQVSGSFSVSDPDSSSVTLSLVAPTTSLYSHGIAIIWTLLADGSLVGQANGETVMTISLSDEGNGHYSYTVDLQGPVDHPDPTTEDTLQVDFGIAASDGQAVSTEMVRVSIEDDSPDSHSTNIVVDTETPLSFSVSGTAVSLGNSVFDNGNWHTYQSDTKVVWGTSGPWDSSYSSYQVSSAQQGAHDYSEGKPFELATLVHHNGSVWSDESTLHSTVLTIVAQIVINGVTQAVTLNLNINHDETSNNSSSDGDSITLTTDYVDVEIDGVMYRVDIEGFKKEDGSISKTVVTPEGETDSYTVVASLNYHPDSHPDSTVTGTVDYDAGADGMASVTWQDGTEHNGVTVIHGDYGTLTVYADGHYTYDANEDALAALDKGTTATDSFNYVVTDNDGDSATSSLNFEVSGQATPSVSTGLHGEFYNYQEGWANHWNNVDSLADALAIIQNQDPNAEFTSTKVDYRSDLFAHDLGGYDAAYWLNGRTNLEEWLERTGDDSSVVFTDKENSSDAVVRLTGAVALDSGTYSIKVTADDGYQIKIDGVVVAAYDGIQSATTDTFTFTVDGSGYQTVEIVYWDQGGAHQLTVALADVTNGVTGDYSILGSDAYPTVNGDVTPTGSVDVITDHEAMAASYADRIAQFEAGSYWQTDGDHKDNHLVGSHDNDHIDGHGGNDWIEGGSGGADWLQGGHGDDTLVSSYGSEGDLLDGGDNDDHLYGGDGNDILIGGSGADYLSGGAGNDILIGGSRDGHHADGSDLLIGGAGKDLFVLDSSSVDKIQDFHSGEDAIDLSNLLADALDNQNNDAIQQYLDQHVEVTSEHGQTHLSINNVNVADFGHDSTFNASSTIAVIINDHEFSVKYHG